The DNA segment aagggagagagagttttaGTCTAAATACAGactacttttaaattaaaattgtgaCCAGGAAGATatttcagttggtagaatgcttttCTCACCAGCACGGGGACTGAAGTTTGAGTTTCGGTGCCGAAATACCTCTGTGATCGCTCACACTGTGACCCCAGCATGGGACGGCAGACAGGAGGGTCCTGGATCTGCAGGGCCTTCAGTCCAGCTTATCAGTGAGGGCCATCAAGAATGCttaacattcacacacaaaattattACAATTGACCATACAGAAGAGATATATTATCTCTGTGTAGTCTGGGGTTAATCCTGCCATGAAGATGATGGGTAACAGGAATGTCCAAGAAGCCTGATTTTAACTGTTTGGTTCTTGGTTCTTTCAAAACTGCAGGAGCTATGAAGACATGATTGGTGAGGAGGTGCCACCAGATCAGTACTACTGGGCTCCTTTGGCTCAGCATGAGCGGGGAAGTTTAGCAAGCTTGGATAGTCTGCGAAAGGGAATGCCCCCACCTTCAAACTGGAGACAGCCTGAGCTGCCGGAGGTGATTGCCATGCTAGGCTTCCGCTTGGATGCTGTGAAGTCCAATGCTGCTGCATATCTGCAGCACCTGTGCTATCGCAACGACAAGGTGAAGACTGACGTGCGCAAGCTCAAGGGTATCCCAGTGTTGGTGGGATTGTTAGACCATCCCAAAAAGGAAGTGCACCTTGGAGCCTGTGGAGCTCTCAAGAATATCTCTTTTGGACGTGACCAAGATAACAAGATTGCCATAAAAAACTGTGATGGTGTTCCTGCCCTTGTCCGATTGCTGCGAAAAGCTCGTGATATGGACCTGACTGAAGTCATTACTGGTGAGTGCTGGGTTGGGAGTCACTTTTTATTAGAGAGGCAGGGATCTAGAGGTTTCTAGTCTATTACCTTTCAATTAATAATTgattaattttgagacaaggtctcactgtgtagctctggctggcctagaactcactatatagagcaGGCAGGACTTGAACTTGAAAacatttgcctgtctctgtctcccacgtGCCCCACTATGCCTGGCCAGTCCATTAACTTTTGGTTATAGGTTCTGGAGTAGTGGCCTTTAGGTCAAATCTGCCTCACAGATTTGATTGGATGTCACATGATACATGCAGTAATCTCTGACACATTCTGTAtgcttgtgtgttttctcttgtttttgttttgttttttaattttgtatttatgtgcattagtgttttggcTGCGTGTGTGCTTGTATGAGGAAGTtgggtgccctggagctggagttagagtgagctgccatgtgagtgctggaattgaacgtgtgtcctctggaagagcagcaaatgccctTAATTGCTGAggcatctatctctccagccactttctcttggatttttgagacagggtctttgcctggctgtcttggaactattATGTAGCGCAGACTGTACtcaacccacagagatcctctagtctctgcctcctgtgttctgggattaaaggcatgcaccaccatgtctggcacaTTCTGTTATTTTTGACCAACTGTAGTAGTAGAGGAGCTTGTTTTCCAAACACAGAAGCTGAATGTCAGTTGCCATTTATTCACAGTcttataatttgttttaaatatgtgcCTGTCTTGACTCAACCTGCCTGTTCCATTTAGAAATTTGAGCTTGTAGTTCTTTAATTAGAATGATATTTTCCAGATTGTATAGGGGGGTGATCCATTAGTGTGAATTGAGCACCTTAATGTGGGCCTAATTATAattacaggaagaagaaagaaagataaataataCTGATTCTCGATTGGCAAAATATTTTGGCCCCCAGAGGACATCTCCATTGTTGGAGTTGCTTTGGCTATTATAATTTGGGGTGGGGTAGAGAATCCTTGGCATGTAATGAATAAAGGCTAAGGATACTAGTTAGCTGGTAAGCATCCCGCAATAGACAGACAATGTCAGCACCCACAACAAAGAATTCTGTGGACCACAGTGACAAGTGACAGTGTTGCTGAGGTAGAGAAGCTGGAATAGACTGTTGAGCATGAATTATGGTAAATACTGTTTTGTAAACCTTTATTTcatgcctgtgtgtctgtattgaactacagaataaaatatatcttaCCGTGGGTCCTAAGCAGAAAGAAGCCTAGCTAACACTCCATGGAGTCACGTAGACTCTGTAATGGGCATATAAGAAGGAATAGGACACTGTTCAGACTCCTGTCTTGGGAGCTGGAGAGCCCTCTGATGACTTGTACCTGCCAGGAACCCTGTGGAATCTCTCATCCCATGACTCAATCAAAATGGAGATTGTGGATCATGCGCTGCACGCCTTGACGGACGAAGTGATCATTCCACACTCTGGCTGGGAGAGAGAACCCAATGAGGACTGTAAGCCGCGGCACATTGAATGGGAGTCGGTGCTCACTAACACAGCCGGCTGCCTTAGGTAAGTGAaggatttgtttttgagattataaaaatTGAATGCTTGCTGGGCTTGGTAGTACAGGCTTGTAAACCTCTCTGAGACTGAGTTAGTAGCCTGCCTATGCTAGAGTGAGCCCAAAACTAGCTGGGTACTttgtaaccctgtctcaaaaagggagtAGTCTGGCGGCAGGTAAATTGTAGCTTAGTGTAAAGTGTAGCCTGGGTGCGCACACATGCATCTCAGTGTGGACTTTTGTGGAGTGAtagaatgtctgtctgtctttctttctttctttctttctttctttctttctttctttctttctttctttctttcttttttaaaattagaagttGAGGGTTTGCTTTTTGCttgctccttttattttttattactttgttgTACTGAGGACCAAATTCAGGGCTTTGCATTTGCTAGGCAAGCTTTTACTCTACTTGAGGCTTCCACTCTGAGCTGTGTTTGACCTCAGCCTACCTGCCTTTGCTGCTTTCTTGTGTGCACCCTGCTTACCTACTCCTGTGTTTGctcctgcccttcttcctcccgcTCTGGTCACTTTTGTTTCTATCTAATTAGGTAAATGCTTGTGTAGAACCTTCCTAGTCCCTGTCACAGTTATCTGCATTTCAAGTCAGGCACCTTGTCACTCCTTAGATGTGTACTTCTGTGGAATAAGTGACTCTTCTGTCTGGGTTTACTGACGTTTACGTTGGCGTTCCATCCCCACAAACCCCCATTTTGTGGTGCTGGGTATTGGACCCGTTACCTTGTATGTACTTGGGCAAGCTTATACCACATAGCTGTATTCCTACCCCTGATTTTTACTCACATGTGagtgcacacaagcacatgcctgcatgcacacacttgtgtgtggtggtggaggaggtggataGGGTTTGCTTTGTAATAAGTCTAATCCGGCGTCAGAGTCTCTTCCtactgctgcctcccaagtgctagggatCACAGGTGTGGACTACCATTTGGGGCTGTGGTATacaatttttaattaactaatgtgtgtgggtgttttgtatACATATTTTCTATGCACCACCTGTGTGTCTGGTGTCTGATGATGCCTGaagagagggtgtcaggtcctccGGGGCTAGAACCACTgtggagtgctggggattgactgCCCTTTCCAGACCTTGGTATACATTTTTCAACTTGACTGCAAGCTTAAAAAGTTTAGAAGACAGACTAGCAGTCAATTTCCAACTGCAGTGCCTTGCTTTTAATACGAAATAGAAAAGGTATTAAGGAAGCTTTAGAATAGATGGAGAAAGATATCAAAGGATGACTTCAGGGATGTGAGTCATCTTCAGAACTGTGTGTTTTCCCTTAGAAATGTAAGCTCAGAGAGGAGTGAAGCTCGCCGGAAGCTTCGGGAATGCGATGGCTTAGTTGATGCCCTCATTTTCATTGTTCAGGCAGAAATTGGGCAGAAGGATTCAGACAGCAAGGTAAGTTAATGACTGGGTGAATGTTGTTCACAAGGTAATTGTGGTTTAGATCTACCACTTCAGGCTGTCAGATAGTATAAAATACTCACGCCAACCCTTCTCCTTAACATGGGCATTTAGTTTAGAAGAAgagaagtttgtgtgtgtgcaggtccacAGGAGCAGCCAGGAGAACATTGGTGTCCTTTTCACCCAGGcattctccaccttattctttggAGGCAAGATCTCACTTTGAGGTTGTATTCTCTGGCTAGGCTGGCAGCAAATGCTCTCTAGCAATCCTGTCTCTGTTCCTATGGCACTGGGTTTACAGGTACATTCAggaccatgcctggcttgttgtCCATCAAGTGCTGTTAAAGAGTAACCGGATGGTCACAAAGATAGTTTCTTTAGCTCCTCCCCTTAAGTAGGGAGAACATCACTAGATGCCACGTCACTAAATTGCTGCAGAAGCCATTGTGTCTGTAGTTGGACCTTCTGAAGATGGCAGGGGTTTTGAGGCGCCTTTTAGGATTGctattttaatattcaaattaTGGAGCCAGAATTTCTTGGAAGTCATTGCAGACATTCTGTCTTTCAACTGAACCTTTCGTTTGATATCTCTCAGCTTGTGGAGAACTGTGTTTGCCTGCTTCGGAACTTATCATATCAAGTTCACCGTGAAATCCCTCAGGCAGAACGCTACCAAGAGGCACTCCCCAGTGTGGCTAACAATACCGGGCCACATGCTGCCAGTTGCTTTGGGGCCAAGAAGGGCAAAGGTGAGTCATAGTTCCTGTTCTTTAATATGGGACAAGGAGGAACACTTAGCTTTAAGGCACTTATAAGTTGTCCAGAAGTCTACCTGGTGAAGACACGTCCTTTTGCTTTGCTTCTCCCCTTGATCTGTATGctttggtggtgatggtggtggtggtggtgatggcggtgGTGATGGTTGTTAGTGAATTGGTATATGGGACAGTGAAGGACAAGAACTCAACTAATCTGGGGCTTTCCTCCTTATTCCTCCTCCTTTGCTTTCTTGTGTTCTCGCCCACGATCCTGTTGACATCTTTCTCCTgcgttttcttccttcccttctctcctcgcTTTCCACCTTGGTGATGCGCTGGAAGATGAGTGGTTCTCCAGAGGTGAGTGCAGTCTTTTAAGGCGCTTGTCTCCTTCTAATCTGCATGTTTGGGTTTTTTCCTTCCCTTAATTTTCCTTGTGTAACCTTCCCTGTGATGCACGCAGGAAAAGCACTGGAACAAGTGTAGTTCTCCTGGGCTGTGGTCTCGACATGCTGGTCTAGACAGCAGTCTCTGTTAGCAGAGCTCAGTTAATGCAGCAAGAGTGGCTATCCTTTTTGTACCAGTCTATTGCCTGGTTTGGGTCCTGTTTGGGCAGCTGTGTGTGGGGTTCCCTTTGGCTCTTTTGATGCTGCATCTCTGAGTTGAAGATtctgactgaagaatggaaaacTGTTTGAGATgaactctttcctttctttaaaagcttCTTACCAGATTCTCTTTACCCTTCCCATTTTTATAGGGAAAAAGCCTACAGAGGATCCAGCAAATGATACCGTGGATTTCCCTAAAAGAACTAGTCCTGCTCGAGGTAAGTTGTCCTTTTTCTCAGTCTGCAGAGATCTGAGATAAGGCTTTTGTGCATGGTAACATGTTTTATACACTATATTAACAATTCTCTCTCTTGTTGGATTTGAAGTGATATTGAAGGTATTGGGAAAACTCACAGTATTTAATTTCAAGTCAGAAGCTAGGCTGAGTGTAATGGTACATGCCTGCAAACTTAGTACTTGGGcaactaaggcaggaggattgctgtgacttCAAAACCAGAGTGGGATAGAGGGTGAGAGaatgcctcaaaaaagaaaagacagacttAGCTAGCTAAGTGGCAAGTGCAGTTTTTTGATCTTGAGTCTTACTATTAGAAGAAATCTCTTTTACAGCTTAGATTTTTGGACCCACTGTATTGGTGAAATAAACTTGCTAGCTTTCCATAAATACAAAAGATGTTAATTATTAAATCTCAGGTTGTTCCTTTCATTTAGGTGTTTTCATGGTGGGGAGAATTACTGAGTTAAATCAGAAGTAGTTTATTTGTTTGACAGGTTGAACCATTAAACCTGATTGCTCAAGGTGAAAACAAGGCTTAAGTTAGCCATGAATACAAgtcaaggaggaaggagagaggatttAATGTGATGGAACTGATGTATATTCTGTTTTCACCatagggtttggttttgttttttgagatagggtcacactatgtagcgctggctgtctGGAAACTATAGAttaggttgacttcaaactcacagagattcacctgcctctgcctcccaaatgctaagattaagTGTGTATATACTGCTTCaggcagctgggcatggtggtccatgcttgtagtcctagcactggagaggctacACTAGTGCTTTAGAAATATGACAGGAAgatgatgagtttgaggccagtctatgTGACattacaagaccctgtctcaaaagacaaaatgaaaacttGAGAAGAAAGAGATGTGGGATGAAGCCTCCGAGTTTGCTCTTGAGTTGATAGGGATGTGGAAGGAGCATAGTGTTGGAGATGCAGGACTGTAGGCAGGCACAGTCTGGTTTGTAAGCATTGATCAGCATTTTCTGTCTTGCCCTTTCTTGTATAGGCTATGAACTCTTATTTCAGCCAGAAGTGGTGCGGATATACATTTCACTCCTTAAGGAGAGCAAGACGCCTGCCATCCTAGAAGCCTCTGCTGGAGCCATCCAGAATTTGTGTGCTGGGCGCTGGACAGTGAGTACCTCTGAGAGAACAGATTTGGAGATAGGGAACTAGGTCATTTGCTGCCATTTGTAATCTTTTCACCGCTTGCTCCTAGTATGGCCGATACATCCGCTCTGCTTTGCGTCAGGAGAAGGCTCTCTCTGCCATAGCTGACCTCCTGACCAGCGAACATGAGCGAGTAGTGAAAGCTGCATCCGGGGCGCTGAGAAACCTGGCTGTGGATGCTCGGAACAAAGAGTTAATTGGTAAGGGTTTGAATCAGTGCTAGCACAGCAAAATGTTTAGTTATTTGTTGATGTCACCCAAGAGaaggattcttttctttctttttctttttttcctgagacagggtttctctgtagctttggaacctgtcctggaactagctttgtagaccaggctgaccttgaactcacagaaatccgcctgcctctgcttcctgagtgctggaaagtGCTCAGCCTGACTGAGGAGGATTCTGTAATAATCTTCCTTTATGTATCAGAATGTTGGTGAAAGTTGATGGTTTAGTGGTTCTTAAAAGAGCACAAGGGGGGATGTTTCTTCAAAAACATTCTAGCATGGTTATTTGTTGACtctctgcttttttctttctctctaggtattaagaatttttctattttttttttcatttgcccAGGTACAGTTAGGTAGTGGCAGAACCCAagttattgatatttttaaattcataaggACTCTGTTCCATTGACTTATCATATAATAATACTGGACATATTGTTTTCATTAGTATATGTGCAGAGACCAGACAGTATATTTTAATGGCCAGTATCACATTGTCTTAGTGCActtgaggaaggaggaagggcagTGAGTTCATGGCTATCTTGTATTCTTTGCCCCTTTGATATAATCTTACTTAATAATGAAGTTGATTTGTATAGCTAGAAATTGCACTTGACCTGATTTCTGTAAAGGGTATTGTAAGACTCCTCCTAACTATTATATGGCCCCCTGGCCTGActgccttttctccctcctgGGTTACTTTTGTCTTCTGCTATAGGCAAACATGCCATTCCTAACTTGGTAAAGAATCTGCCAGGAGGTCAGCAGAACTCCTCCTGGAATTTCTCTGAAGACACTGTGGTTTCTATTTTGAACACCATCAATGAAGTTATTGCTGAGAACTTGGAAGCTGCCAAAAAGCTTCGAGAGACCCAGGGCATCGAGAAGCTGGTGTTGATCAACAAATCAGGGTGAGTTTATACTCGATCAGAGCTGGGAGGATCTGAGTGCAAGAGAAGAGTTTTCTGCAAGGGGCTGCCCTCTGCATTACCCTGTGACAACTTTCATTCTTAATGTTGGTCTCTACATTGCCAATGGATGCATACATGCATTATCCAAAACTATGTCAGCGTTTCCGGCAGAATATATAATTTGGCGAAAACTTTGATTTCacccatttttacatttttatgttcttGTGCTgttagagtagtggttctcaacctgtgggtcatgacccctttggggttgtcAAATGAGCCTTtacaggggtcatctaagactatcagaaaacacagatatttacaatatgatacacaacagtagcaaaattatagttatgaagtgtaatgaaaataattttatgattggggcaTCATCAGGACATGAACGGTATTAAAGGGCTGTGTATTATGAAGGTACAAATTAGGAACTATTTTGGAACTACTAGGAACTACTATTTTGGAACTATTAGGAACTACTGTGTTAGAGAGTACAGGTTCAAGATTCCCTGGTCTTGGAGCCAAGCTGTGTATGGTTTTACTTTCCTCCATAGGAATCGCTCAGAAAAAGAAGTTCGGGCAGCAGCTCTTGTCTTGCAGACGATCTGGGGCTACAAGGAGCTTCGGAAGCCAttggaaaaagaagggtggaagAAATCAGACTTCCAGGTCCAACACTCTTTGCCAGAGCTTTGGCTTTTCTTCTCCTTGGTCCTCGGCTAGTGCCTCTGTCTTTTGGTGTCTTCTAAACCCAAGTCTTTCTGTTGGTGAAGACTTTATTGGTACACTATCTTTGTCCAGTGGTGCCCAGTTCACTTTTGCTTATGTAGTTCTGTTCTCTTGATGTTGAACACGCAGTAGATACAGGTGGTGGTGATATACGGCCATTGTGACCCCTCCCCATACACTCTGACCCTTCCATGTGCTTACCAttctctgattcttctgcctctatccCCCAAGTACCAGCATTATAGATAAGTGTCAGTGCCTACCCTCAGATTCTTTTTCTCAAGAGTTATAGTTGTCAGTAGGAACCTAGAAATTTAAGTCTGTCAGAGGAAGAATGTGAGTGAGGGCTTGTGCAGGCGatcacagagaaggaaatcacTAGTCTTTAAGAGCTTCTGAAGCAGGAGGTGCATGGTtaggagggggcagagagaagtGGGTATATTCAGGTTTCTATGACATTGGGTTTTATGTCTGCCTCCAGGTGAATCTAAACAATGCATCGAGAAGCCAGAGCAGCCATTCATACGATGATAGCACTCTCCCTCTCATTGACCGGAACCAGAAATCAGGTACAATAACGATAGTGTACCCTTCCCTTTTTAGTGTTCCCACCATTGCTTAATGTCTTGTTGACTGAGAGGGGTGGGGGGTGTGTTTATTTCTACATGAGCTAGACCCTGAAGAGGGGAGCAATGCTTTGCCTCGGGATTCTAATGTGAAAGAGAAGAGGTTTGCACTTATAAATTAAAACAGGCAGGGAAGggtgtggtggtgcgcacctgtaatcccagtccagGACTctgaggtggaggagggaggatcAGTATGTCAAGGCTAGACTTGACtaagtgaaactttgtctcaaaagaaaacaaccaaaatcaAAGTAGTTGGTGAGCTTGAGTGTGgctcctctctttccctgtgGACTCAGAGAGCGAGGCCTAGTTTTTCTgtttaattctttctcttttaaatttctgtGTCCTATTGACTGAAGTGCTAGGGTAATTATTAGTGTTTTTCCAGTTGAAAAACTAAACACTCCTGACAACCAGAAAGTCTATTACTTCTAGTACACCGCTATTACTACTTTAGGTtatagcactgtgtgtgtgtgtgcttgtgtttcaTGTTTGTCggttactggggattgaactcagggctttctaggcaagtgttctatgtCCCTAACTGACTTAGAGCTTGTAAACCACTTTGCCATACATGAATTACATATTTTGtgttgtatacatacatacatacatacatacatacatacatacatacacacacacacacacacacacgtatttctTTTTCACTGAAAGTATGTGTTGTAACCCTTCTTATCTTAATGATTTTGGCTTCTGATTTGACCCATGGCTTTAGtgtggtgtctttttttttaaagatttatttatttatttatttatttatttattgtgtatgtcatattctgcctccatgtatgcccacatgcccgAAGAGGGTGCCACATCTcactacagatgattgtgagccaccatgtggttgctgggaattgaactcacgacctctggaaaagcagccagagctcttagccactgagccatctttccaacccctagAGTGTGGTGTCTTGGACATATGTACAGATGGCATACAAGCAGTGGTGCTTGCTGCTGGTTGCTCAGCATGAATAAGGATAACAGCAAGTTACTGCACAAATTACTTTCATTACCATATACTGTATAAAAAGCTATCTGCACTCAAGAGCATCCTCGATGGAGCTATAGGCACTAGTGTCTCCGAGTGCACATCATTTTGATATGTAGTGCGAATGAGGACGTGTGCAGCACCTGTGCTGTCTAGAGGCAGACTGTAGGCCTGCTTAAAGAGTGCTGCTTTACTTTAGGGCGCAACTGAGATGTGATTATTCGGCAAGCATTTCCCAAAAATAAATGTGGAAATCTTATCACTTTAGTTAAAAAAGTAGggccagctgggcagtggtgacacacgcctttaatcccagcacttggaaggcagagacaggcggatttctgtgagtttgaggccaggctggtctataagagctagttccaggacaggctccaaactatagagaaaccctgtcttgaaaaaccctcCCCAGTAGCTAAACAGGTAAACTCACTTCCTTCCACCCTGACAACCTGACTTCCTCCCtgagagagagctgactcctgaaagttgtcctctgacctccagatccATGTCTTAGTATGGATGGACACACACAAGAcgtaataatagaaaaaataaaaataaagtgttaagaatagaaataacaaaaatggCTTTTATGATTATAAAGTAATGATatcatataaatgttttaaaaatatacatgcatatttaaatgtgttaattttatgACGTTTGCATAGTTCTGTAAACCATTTTCTTGCAGACAAATGCAATGTCGTGGAGACAGTGCCATGACATTCAAAATCTTCTATgagtaaatgttttatttaaggaCAAGACAGGGTAACCCATCTATTTTTTCAGGTTTTCTTAAGGCAGCGTCTTGCCATGAGCCCCACAGTTACCTGGAACTCCTGTagaaccaggctggtctggaacttgcattgatcccctgcctctgc comes from the Microtus pennsylvanicus isolate mMicPen1 chromosome 9, mMicPen1.hap1, whole genome shotgun sequence genome and includes:
- the Ctnnd1 gene encoding catenin delta-1 isoform X8 encodes the protein MDDSEVESTASILASVKEQEAQFEKLTRALEEERRHVSAQLERVRVSPQDANTLMANGTLTRRHQNGRFMGDADLERQKFSDLKLNGPQDHNHLLYSTIPRMQEPGQIVETYTEEDPEGAMSVVSVETSDDGTTRRTETTVKKVVKTVTTRTVQPVPMGPDGLPVDASVSNSYIQTLGRDFRKNGNGGPGPYVGQAGTATLPRNFHYPPDGYGRHYEDGYPGGSDNYGSLSRVTRIEERYRPSMEGYRAPSRQDVYGPQPQVRVGGSSVDLHRFHPEPYGLEDDQRSMGYDDLDYGMMSDYGTARRTGTPSDPRRRLRSYEDMIGEEVPPDQYYWAPLAQHERGSLASLDSLRKGMPPPSNWRQPELPEVIAMLGFRLDAVKSNAAAYLQHLCYRNDKVKTDVRKLKGIPVLVGLLDHPKKEVHLGACGALKNISFGRDQDNKIAIKNCDGVPALVRLLRKARDMDLTEVITGTLWNLSSHDSIKMEIVDHALHALTDEVIIPHSGWEREPNEDCKPRHIEWESVLTNTAGCLRNVSSERSEARRKLRECDGLVDALIFIVQAEIGQKDSDSKLVENCVCLLRNLSYQVHREIPQAERYQEALPSVANNTGPHAASCFGAKKGKDEWFSRGKKPTEDPANDTVDFPKRTSPARGYELLFQPEVVRIYISLLKESKTPAILEASAGAIQNLCAGRWTYGRYIRSALRQEKALSAIADLLTSEHERVVKAASGALRNLAVDARNKELIGKHAIPNLVKNLPGGQQNSSWNFSEDTVVSILNTINEVIAENLEAAKKLRETQGIEKLVLINKSGNRSEKEVRAAALVLQTIWGYKELRKPLEKEGWKKSDFQVNLNNASRSQSSHSYDDSTLPLIDRNQKSDKKPDREEIPMSNMGSNTKSLDNNYSTLNERGDHNRTLDRSGDLGDMEPLKGAPLMQKI
- the Ctnnd1 gene encoding catenin delta-1 isoform X14, with translation MGDADLERQKFSDLKLNGPQDHNHLLYSTIPRMQEPGQIVETYTEEDPEGAMSVVSVETSDDGTTRRTETTVKKVVKTVTTRTVQPVPMGPDGLPVDASVSNSYIQTLGRDFRKNGNGGPGPYVGQAGTATLPRNFHYPPDGYGRHYEDGYPGGSDNYGSLSRVTRIEERYRPSMEGYRAPSRQDVYGPQPQVRVGGSSVDLHRFHPEPYGLEDDQRSMGYDDLDYGMMSDYGTARRTGTPSDPRRRLRSYEDMIGEEVPPDQYYWAPLAQHERGSLASLDSLRKGMPPPSNWRQPELPEVIAMLGFRLDAVKSNAAAYLQHLCYRNDKVKTDVRKLKGIPVLVGLLDHPKKEVHLGACGALKNISFGRDQDNKIAIKNCDGVPALVRLLRKARDMDLTEVITGTLWNLSSHDSIKMEIVDHALHALTDEVIIPHSGWEREPNEDCKPRHIEWESVLTNTAGCLRNVSSERSEARRKLRECDGLVDALIFIVQAEIGQKDSDSKLVENCVCLLRNLSYQVHREIPQAERYQEALPSVANNTGPHAASCFGAKKGKGKKPTEDPANDTVDFPKRTSPARGYELLFQPEVVRIYISLLKESKTPAILEASAGAIQNLCAGRWTYGRYIRSALRQEKALSAIADLLTSEHERVVKAASGALRNLAVDARNKELIGKHAIPNLVKNLPGGQQNSSWNFSEDTVVSILNTINEVIAENLEAAKKLRETQGIEKLVLINKSGNRSEKEVRAAALVLQTIWGYKELRKPLEKEGWKKSDFQVNLNNASRSQSSHSYDDSTLPLIDRNQKSDKKPDREEIPMSNMGSNTKSLDNNYSTLNERGDHNRTLDRSGDLGDMEPLKGAPLMQKI